In the genome of Lathyrus oleraceus cultivar Zhongwan6 chromosome 4, CAAS_Psat_ZW6_1.0, whole genome shotgun sequence, the window TCAACACAATCTTATTCCAAAACATACAGGCAACGATCTTGCATACTTTTAATTGCAGTattctcttttgattttatttgacaaataatttgatactgataaataaaatatgagtgaacacaaatggatttaagcaaaacatgcacgtttatttcattattattatcatctaAAAACTAGACAAGTTTTACAAATGAATAACATATAACAAACAAGAGAAAATTACAAATGAGACATGATTGAAAAAATATGATATTGCTAGCCTTGATACTCCTCTGAAGAGGCAACTGAATCTATGAAATCTTCACCATAAACTGCGTTAACAACTTGTCCACAGTGATCTGGAAATGACTTTGGGTTCTGCCTCGGAGAATGACAACACCTTTTGATCAATCAACTCTTATACTCTAGTCTTGAACAACCCACAATCTTCGGTTGAGTTCCCTATATAGCCAGCGTGAAACGCATAAGAAGTGTTAGGATTATACTTCGGACCATAGGGATAAATAGCTGGTGGTATTTTTTTGGCACAATTACCCCTTGCTGAACAAGATACGGTAGCAACTGAGTATACAATACAGGGACATGGTCACACTGATGACGCTTCTTATCATAACGTCTCCCTTGACATTGACTCTAGTTTTGGTTATCTTATAGAGGTCGTTGATTCTGCAAAACTGGAGCTTGTAGAGGCTGTTGATATTGAGGTTGGTATGTAGGTTGCTGATATTGAGCAGTGACAATGTATGGATAAGGGTAGTATGGCATATGAGCCATAGGTTCTTGAACTTGAGGGTAGACATTTGATATCATAGCACTTTCCCCGACCCCCCTCTTCTCAGCAAAACCCTGATATTTCTTGGCCACTGTATGGCTATCAACACTAGCAATTTTCCCAGTTTTCAGCCCATTTTCGATGCGTTCTCCAATGGTTACTATGTCGGCAAAGTTGGAAGACGAGCTACCAATCATCTTATCATAGTACAAACCTTGGAGTGTTCTTATGAAGATATCAACCAATTCGGTGTCTGTCAGTGCAGGTCTAACTCTAGAAGCCATCTCACGccatctctgagcatattctttgaatgtctcaTTGCACTTACATGGTTGATTTTGCAGCTGTAACCTGGTGGGATCCATGTTCAGGTTATATTTCTATTGCTTGAGAAAAGCTTCAGACGAGTCCTTCTAAGATCTGATTTTACTGCATTCCAGGCCCATGTACCAATCTAAGGATGCCCCAGCtaagctgtcttggaagcaatgaATGCGGAGTTCATCATAATCAATATAGGATGCCATCTTCCTAAATACATGATGACATGACTTCTTGGACAACTTAAACCCTTGTATTTTGGTAGGTCTGATGCTTTGAGCTTAGGAGGAAGCACCACATTAAGAACTAGACATAAGTCCTTAACATCCATACCATAAGCAGAGAAACCTTTAATAGCTCTAATCCTCTCATCTAGTAACCAATAGTTTGCTTGTCTATTCTGATATGAACCAACAATAATCTTATTAGCAATCCGAGGATTGACTTGATGACTGGGAAGTTGAACGCCCTGAAGAGCTTCCTGAGCAAGGACTGGAGGAGAAGCTGATAACGCGAAAGCGTATCGTATTTTTGGCTCCATATGCATTGATTTTTACtcgattaacacttattattacaCAACGAAGGGATGTAAAGACCGTTGAAACGACGGGAttcaataaataattggtgttagtttttataaaacttatttttctggttttggtttcttattttaatcaaactgttttttgtacgagagtacaaaacaaactaaggttaatgtcaacaagaacgagagtttgagattttaaccagatagctgaaactaggcattaatcctaaacacagcgagagcgctttaggattaattagactttatctatattcaaaaagtacttctaaattcaaaatgagaccgcgagagccaagcattctggtttaggagtatggttagagtcaataaaaatgagagtgtgagactaagtcctttctagaaataatttctactgaagaatattttaaccaataagattacaccaactatctatcgaatccccgaagtttgaggtattacataccgatatcccctatatctcatattaatattctatttacgttatagttatttctcttcatccctccaatcatAGAACAATCATCAACCTTAGATTTGCATAGCAATATTAGACCatgatacgttcgattattagtccttgtgggttcgataatctttaaaactacacgataggACTGTACACTTGGAGTCAAGATTCACATAGACTTAttaagtcgcgatcaagtttttgtCGCCGTTGCtggggactaatttagtcgatatcgtaactctagtgttgcccagtatagactaaggctcacttttctctattactatgtatcacccaaattttctctacgattatccctcccagtattttgaggaatcacaagattcctataaatccaacctggaaatattaatggaggatttcattgaGATGCAAACTCACTCTAGGATAAAATCTATGATGGAACGCTTTGTGGCTACACAAACTCTTCAGAATGaagaatttagaaaacaaagtctATATACCAATGAAACCTTTACGCAACTGAACACTGTGGTCAAGTCCCTCGTCACTCACAATGAGgcattggagactcaaatctccTTGCTTGCGCAGACACCTCTAGGACCATTCCCTGAGAAACATGTGGATGTTGTAACAATCACCAGTGAAAAATTTACCGAAAATCCTAAGGAGAGTGTTAATGAGGAGGGTCCAGGTGAGAAAAGAGTAGAGATTGAGAAAGAACCACCAACACCACCCGAGAGGGAGGTTGTAAAAGAGGTAGAGAAGGAAGAATTATGTGTTGTTCCTCCTCCTTATAAATCACCAATTCCTTTCCCGCGAAGGTCTGTGGAAGTTAAGGTAGACCCCAAATCCGAAAGGTATGAGGAACTATTGgaaaatatccacaccaatgcacCTTTATTTGAGACCCTGAACAAGAAGAGAAAATTAGAAGACCATGAAACTAGGGAACTCATTAGTATTTAAAGGGGAAAACCAGACTTTGAGGTAGTGGATGCAAAAATGGAACCTAAACCTGAAAAGGTAGCTCTCAGGATAGAgccagaaccaccaccacaagttcagaaggataaactacctcgcagaagaaaaagaagaaaaggtgacagattgataagtggccatggaaatcgaggataattaaaagtttgacCGACCCTAGAACTCAAAACCCATCCATGCATCAAGGCCCAGGTAAGGTAACTGAGAAGGAAGACGAACAAGAGGAAGATAAAAACGAAGAGGCCGTAGAGAAAGaagaaccttatgtgcctccaccaccgtataaaccccctatcccttatcctcaaagacttgttaaatctaaaagtgtaggGCAATTTAAAAAATTCGTAGAGCTTCTAAAACAATTGAATATCACAATACCCTTTACAGAAGTCATAACTCAAATGCTctcatatgctaagtttctcaaagaaatcttatctaacaagaagaagatagaggataacgaaaccgttacacttactgctgagtgtagcgccaTAATACAAAATAATATGCCTCATAACCTGAAAGACCCATGTAGTTTCTCCATACCTTGTGTAATCGGAAAGtttgtcatcgacaaagctttatgcgacttaggagccagtattagtttaatgcccttgtccatatgtgaaatgctaaaaatgggagaactaagacctacGAGGATGTCCGTACAACTGGAAGATCGTTCTGTTAAATTTCCCGTAGGTATGCTAGAAAACGTTCCGGTGCGCATATGACAATTCTATATTCCTAATGATTTTATAATCATGGATATACAAGGGGATTCCAACATccctatcatattaggaagaccattcctAGCTACAGTCGAAGCGATTATAGACGTTAAGAAAGGCAAGCTAACCTTCGAAGTTGGTGAGGAAAAAGTCGAGTTCATTTTGACGCCATTCCTAAAGCCACCAGCTATAGACGATACCTGTTGTCTACTAGATGTCATCGACGAATGCATAAGAGAGATGGAGAATGAACAAACATCATACTCCTAAATATTGAAAATTCCAAGGCCTCCTACTTTCGAAGATGAAAATTTAAGTAAGGAATACCAAGATGATAACCTAAGCGAATGCCTAGCACTAACGCCCGATTATATGCCTTGCCCAAAGAAACCAGTCCTAGAACTTAAGACGTTACCCAAAAATCTGAggtacgaattcctagacactgaacttgAGCGACCTGTAATAGTAAATGAAGACTTAGGGAAGATAGAGACCGAAAAGCTTCTACACATTTTGAGAAAATACCCAACTGCTTTAGGCTACAATATCTCAaatctaaaaggaataagcccttccatatgcatgcatcacataatgctagaggaagatagtaagacctctagagaacatcaaagaaggataaatcccaTTCTGAGTGATGTAGTAAAGAAACAAGTGCAAAAGCtgttagaagcaggtattatctACCCGATATCTGATAGTCAATGGGTCAACCCAGTACATGTagtaccaaagaagggaggcgTCAGAGTTGTTAACAATGAAAAAAGAGAATATGTAGCACAAAGAGTGGTTATTGGAAgtagaatgtgtattgattataggaaattaaacaaagccactcggaaggatcattttcctttaccatttatcgatcaaatgcttgaacgattggctaagcattctcacttctgctacctagacggttattcgggatttttccaaattcctattcatcCCTACGACCAAGAGAAAATGACtttcacatgcccctatggtacattcgcctaccgacgaatgccattcggactgtgtaacgctcccgcaacattccaaagatgcatgatcTCAATTTTCGCTGATTTcatagatgacatcatggaagtcttgATGGACGATTTCTCCGTATGAGGGCGGAGCTTTGAAGGCTGCTTATCGAATCTTGAAATGGTACTAAAGAGATGCGTAAAAGTGAACCTAGTGCTAAACTAGGAAAAATTccatttcatggtccaacaaggaatcatgctcggacacatagtatccaacaaggggattgaagtcgacaaggccaaaatagaagttatagaaaacctccAGGCTCCGAAAACCgtaagagaaatacgaagcttcttaggacacgctggtttctaccgacgattcattaaatatttctcaaaaatcaccaaacTACTGATTGGCTTATTGATGAAAGACACCGAATTCATCTTTGACGACAAATGCCTAGCGGCGTTTGAACAATTGAAAACAACTCTTAttaccgcacctatcatgcaaccacccGATTGGATTTTaccttttgaaatcatgtgtgacgctagtgactatgctgtaggcgcagtcttaggacaaagaagggacaagaaacttcatgcaatatactatgcaagtagaaccctagaccctgcacagatgaactatgccaccacagaaaaggaacttttagccgTAGTGTTTTCTCTGGATAAATTCTgttcctacctagtaggagcAAAGATGATTATCTATACAGATCATGCTGCAATTAGATACCTGTTAAACAAAAATGACACCAAAccaagactcctaaggtggatcttactattacaagagtttgacctaGAAATCAAGGATAAAAGAGGCACTGAAAACGTCGTAGCCGATCACTTGTCCAGAATGGAAGGTATTGAACCTGAACGAGTGCCTATAAACAATCATTTTCCGTACGAAAGACTCATATCCTAATTAGAAAGCAATACAGCTAAAGATGCGTTAAGCCATAAGGATACTAAAACAAACGAAGTAGTGGAAGCAATTTACACCCAAACCACAttaccatggtacgctgacttcATCAACTACTTAGCAGCTAGGGTGCTTCTGCCAGACTTGACCtaccaaaaaaagaaaaaattcttccaCGATCTTAAACACTACTATTGGGATGAGCCTCTACTTTTCAAGAGAGGCACCGACAGcattttccgtcgatgtgtccTAGAAGATGAGGTAGAAAACATAATTTCCCACTGTCATTCTGCTCCCTATGgaggacatgcaagcacctcgaagacttgcgctaagatcttgcaacctcttttggcctactatgtggaaagatgtccacatcgTGATCACAAACTGCGACCGGTGTCAACACACTGGCAACATATCTAGACGCGACGAGATGCCGcttaaaggcattttggaagtagaagtcttctatgtttggggaatcgattttatgggacctttcccatcctcttttagtaacaagtatatccttgttgtggtcgattacgtatcaaaatggattgaggccaTTGCGTCTCCAACGAACGACACACGAgtggtaattagactctttaagcgAATAATCTTCCCTAGATTCGGAGTGTCGAGACTTGTCATCAGCGATGGTGGCTCCCATTTTATTTCAAGGATTTTTGAAAAGCTATTACTGAAATATGGAGTACGGCACCGCGTAGCAACACCC includes:
- the LOC127137375 gene encoding uncharacterized protein LOC127137375 yields the protein MEDFIEMQTHSRIKSMMERFVATQTLQNEEFRKQSLYTNETFTQLNTVVKSLVTHNEALETQISLLAQTPLGPFPEKHVDVVTITSEKFTENPKESVNEEGPGEKRVEIEKEPPTPPEREVVKEVEKEELCVVPPPYKSPIPFPRRSVEVKVDPKSERYEELLENIHTNAPLFETLNKKRKLEDHETRELISI